GCGTGCGCGGCACCGCGCCGCCATCCTGGGCGAGCGCGACGGGGATCGACACCGCGGCGACCACCGCCACCGCGACGAGCATGCCGGCGACGCTACTCGCGGGGCTTGTCTTCCGGTCGCGCGCGCGAATCCTGATTGTCCTCATCGAAGATTGTTTCTTGTTTTTCATGCGTGAACCTCCAGCCGACGCAGGAACTCATGATACGGACAGTTGGTCGATGATTCACGGGGTGCCGATGACGTTCCCCGGCATAGGGCTTGCCGTATATCGATATGCGATATAGCATGACGGATGATTCGGAGCTTTCGTTGCCGGGACACCGAGCAGCTTGCGGCCGGCTATCGGGTGCCCCGGTTCGCGGCCTTCGAGCGAGTCGCGCAAAGGAAGCTGGCGCAACTGGACGCGGCGGCGACGCTGGAGTTCCTCCGGGTTCCGCCCGGGAATCGTCTCAAGGCCCTGAAGGGTCGGCGAGAGGGCACCTACAGCATCCGCATCAACGATCAGTGGCGGTTGTGCTTCCGCTTCGAGCGCGGAAACGCGTACGACGTGGAGATCGTTGACTACCATCGCTAGCGGAGATAAGCCAATGATTGAGCTGGATCCTGTACACCCCGGCGAAATCCTGAAACACGACTTCATGGAGCCGTTTGCGCTGTCTTCCAACGCTCTGGCGAAGGCCATCGGAGTGACCCCCGCACGAGTCAACGAGATCGTGCGCGGTCGGCGCGGTATCACGGCGGAGACGGCGCTGAGGCTCGCAAGGTACTTCGGTACCGACGCCCAGAGTTGGATGAACCTTCAGGATCGCTACGAACTTGTGCTGGCCGAGCGAGTTGTCGGTGACGCACTCGAAACCATCCGTCCACGCGAAGTTGCGTAGCAACGCTTCGTGAAACGCTGCCCCACATCATGACCGGCGGCGAGCCCGGTCTCTTCTCCTCCCGCCGGGAGAGGCGCCTTTGGATGTGGGCGCTGGCGGTGGTTGTGGCGATCTACGCGACGGCCGATCTCGCGCGAACGCTGGCGGACGCGCTGCGCGAGAGCGGGCTGCTCGAGCTGGTCCCCACCATGTTCAGCGCCGGCATGCTCCTGATCGGTGTGATGATCGTGCTCCAGGGGCTGAGGGAGCGCTCGCGCGGCGTGGAAGTCGGCTTTGCGCTCGGCATCGCGGCGATCGCCATCATCGGCCTCGCCCGCGGTATCGATGCGGCCGAGCGTTCCCATCTCATCGAGTACGCGGTGCTGGCGCTCATCATCCACGAGGCCCTGGTGGAACGGACGACCCACGGGAGGCGCGTCCCGGTCCCGGCCGTGCTGGCCATCGCCGTGACGACGGCGGTCGGCGTGGTGGACGAGTGCATCCAGTTCTTCGTGCCCAGCCGTACGTTCGACCTGTTCGACATCGGATTCGACCTGCTGGCAAGCGTGCTTGCGGTCGGCTCGAGCGTCTCCATCCGCTGGGTCCGCCGCTGGCTCGGGCGGTTCCGGCGGCGACGCTGATGGGCCCCATCCCGCCGGAACCGGGCGACCTCGCCGCTCTCGAGAATCGCCCACCGACGAAGGAGACAACGATGCCCAAAGCTGACCGTATCGGCACCTGCCTCTGGTTCGAAGACCGCTCGGTCGAAGCGGCCGAGTTCTACGTCTCCCTCTTCCCGGACTCCCGGATCGTGGAGATCTCGACGGTGAGCGGCGGCCCGGCCAAGGGCAACTCGTTCGTGGTGTTCGAGCTGTCCGGACGCACGTTCCAGGGGATCGACGGCGGCCCGATGTTCAAGTTCACCCCTGCGATCTCCTTCGTCGTGAACTGCGAATCCCAGGACGAGATCGACCATTACTGGAGCACGCTGGCGGAAGGCGGCCGCGAGGGCTACTGCGGCTGGCTCGACGACCGCTTCGGGGTGTCCTGGCAGGTGGTGCCGGCGAACATGGGCGAGCTCATGAGCGCCGACCCGACGCGGGTCATGGACGCGCTGCTCAAGATGGGGAAGATCGACATCGAGGGGCTGCGGAAGGCGGGCGCGGTGGGCTGATGGTCGCGCACCTCGTCCGCGAGACATTCCGTTTCTCCCCGCCGTAGGCAGCGAGCGTCCACTCCCGCGTCTGGGGTT
This window of the Candidatus Palauibacter polyketidifaciens genome carries:
- a CDS encoding VOC family protein, whose translation is MPKADRIGTCLWFEDRSVEAAEFYVSLFPDSRIVEISTVSGGPAKGNSFVVFELSGRTFQGIDGGPMFKFTPAISFVVNCESQDEIDHYWSTLAEGGREGYCGWLDDRFGVSWQVVPANMGELMSADPTRVMDALLKMGKIDIEGLRKAGAVG
- a CDS encoding HigA family addiction module antitoxin; translation: MIELDPVHPGEILKHDFMEPFALSSNALAKAIGVTPARVNEIVRGRRGITAETALRLARYFGTDAQSWMNLQDRYELVLAERVVGDALETIRPREVA
- a CDS encoding VanZ family protein, giving the protein MWALAVVVAIYATADLARTLADALRESGLLELVPTMFSAGMLLIGVMIVLQGLRERSRGVEVGFALGIAAIAIIGLARGIDAAERSHLIEYAVLALIIHEALVERTTHGRRVPVPAVLAIAVTTAVGVVDECIQFFVPSRTFDLFDIGFDLLASVLAVGSSVSIRWVRRWLGRFRRRR
- a CDS encoding type II toxin-antitoxin system RelE/ParE family toxin, whose protein sequence is MIRSFRCRDTEQLAAGYRVPRFAAFERVAQRKLAQLDAAATLEFLRVPPGNRLKALKGRREGTYSIRINDQWRLCFRFERGNAYDVEIVDYHR